The proteins below come from a single Arthrobacter crystallopoietes genomic window:
- a CDS encoding PRC-barrel domain-containing protein → MTDDKAASLQKLSDIARTVSQDDEDIRGRNVKARDGEELGEVDDLLVDPAENKVRFLVVASGGFLGLGQTKSFIPVEAVSGITADEVRIDQAKDKIAGAPTYDPDIVEERGYYEDLYGYYGYTPYWAPGYIFPGYPYPSVR, encoded by the coding sequence ATGACAGATGATAAAGCCGCCAGCCTCCAAAAGCTCAGCGACATTGCCCGGACCGTCTCCCAGGATGACGAGGACATCCGGGGCAGGAACGTCAAGGCCAGAGACGGTGAGGAACTCGGTGAAGTCGACGACCTTCTGGTCGACCCGGCGGAGAACAAAGTACGCTTCCTGGTGGTCGCCTCAGGAGGATTCCTCGGGCTGGGCCAGACAAAATCGTTCATTCCCGTTGAAGCCGTCTCCGGTATCACTGCCGATGAGGTCCGTATCGACCAGGCCAAAGACAAGATAGCAGGTGCGCCGACCTACGATCCTGACATTGTCGAGGAACGCGGCTACTACGAGGATCTCTACGGGTACTACGGCTACACGCCCTACTGGGCACCCGGGTACATCTTCCCCGGCTACCCCTATCCCTCGGTGAGGTGA
- a CDS encoding matrixin family metalloprotease encodes MPHSRGGRPHPPPAGDVSRRVTGTPEGLRRSASGRVPLWALDEGTGEEPLPAGWRTPPVPADFPVSPRTQHRRNQGGLHRNRRHPLWLTIAVSITVVGALLLAPAVGSRALNALPAFLAAADMPPPGVEAADAPLGTPPAASGSDQYRFLEFDGLDQPFVAFDPCRPIHYAVRAEGAPAGGAEMIEEAVGIISEASGLQFINDGETTEAPRSQRPKYQPDRYGERWAPVLIAWSTPADNPDLGGDTIGLGGSSPVGLEGETMVYVTGQVELDGPQMREVLQYPDGWEGARSVVVHELGHVLGLDHVDDPGQLMYAGGNSQTQLADGDRAGLALLGQGECVPEL; translated from the coding sequence ATGCCACATAGCCGAGGGGGCAGGCCGCACCCTCCGCCCGCCGGGGACGTCAGCCGCAGGGTCACCGGGACGCCGGAGGGCCTGCGCCGCTCCGCGTCCGGACGCGTCCCCCTATGGGCGCTGGACGAGGGGACCGGAGAGGAACCGCTCCCGGCGGGCTGGCGGACTCCCCCGGTTCCCGCCGATTTCCCTGTTTCCCCGCGCACTCAACACCGCCGGAACCAGGGTGGCCTCCACCGGAACCGCCGGCATCCTCTTTGGCTGACCATCGCGGTGTCCATCACTGTTGTCGGTGCCCTGCTGCTTGCTCCGGCCGTGGGGAGCCGGGCGCTCAACGCCCTGCCGGCGTTTTTAGCGGCAGCCGATATGCCGCCGCCGGGCGTTGAAGCTGCGGATGCGCCGCTGGGTACACCGCCGGCCGCCAGCGGATCGGACCAGTACCGATTCCTCGAATTCGACGGGCTGGACCAGCCTTTCGTCGCCTTCGATCCCTGCCGGCCGATCCATTACGCGGTCCGCGCGGAGGGCGCCCCGGCCGGAGGAGCGGAAATGATCGAGGAGGCCGTCGGCATCATCTCCGAGGCTTCCGGGCTGCAGTTTATTAACGACGGCGAAACCACCGAAGCGCCTCGGTCCCAACGGCCGAAGTACCAACCGGACCGGTACGGTGAGCGCTGGGCGCCGGTGCTTATTGCCTGGTCAACGCCGGCGGACAACCCGGATCTGGGCGGCGACACCATCGGCTTGGGCGGCAGCTCCCCGGTTGGCCTTGAGGGCGAAACCATGGTTTATGTCACCGGGCAGGTGGAACTGGACGGCCCGCAGATGCGCGAGGTGCTGCAGTACCCCGACGGCTGGGAAGGTGCGCGGTCCGTCGTGGTGCATGAACTTGGCCATGTTCTGGGGCTGGACCACGTGGACGATCCGGGCCAGCTGATGTACGCGGGTGGGAACTCGCAGACACAACTCGCCGACGGGGACCGTGCGGGTCTTGCCCTCCTCGGTCAGGGCGAGTGCGTCCCCGAGCTTTGA
- a CDS encoding GH25 family lysozyme, with amino-acid sequence MISRKAWQRVVSGTTVLSMSVAGVLIMQPAAAAESLPAPAVMVTEPTETQAPPSSVDKTAGNGLAEPQTLPDALESADPVEDAAPAETPAVDPAEEPAVETPAVSEPGRTGTEPAEDAGAPSADTPVEVDVDKLTQAQKLALLEELQGEHGAEMGKGLEMRQEREAELKQEDAQEELAETLDVLEIERTAAVTIAAATNRSHWRAPGIQGMDVSGWQPSVNWQTEWNLGARFAYVKATEATSYKNPSYGSQYSGSYKVGMIRGAYHFAIPNVTSGKVQADYFVNNGGGWSADGKTLPPLLDIEFNPYPELGNTCYNMSPSQLVNWVRDFSNQIKARTGRVPAIYTNGSWWNQCLGYSSAFKDHPLHIAHFSTGNVTYPWLPAGWTRYDIWQYSESGPFLGDSNVWRGTQAQLVAFAKYPNGVSAPAPAPAPEPAPAPAPAVAPKPAGDYTVTSAVPGDLNRDGKTDMVSRRTDGSLWYYPGNGAGGYGNAVKIGGGWYLYNKLIGAGNYDGDAYPDLLARHRDGSLWLYKGTGAGGAQAFMPRVKVGSSGWNQFTEVIAAGDLNGDRRGDVLATGADGKVWLYPGLGTGKTGSRVQVASGWQYTKLAAPGDYSGDGKADVLAVKSDGTLWLHRGTGRKAAMNASFGVPEKVGTSGWQKFSQVLGAGDNNGDKKPDLLGIYPDKSLRFYAGTQMQDSSGMLPRVAAGTGWNAYNLVATPGDFNGDGKTDLVASKTNGTLWFAAGNGRGGHAAAVRIGTGWQIYTAIVGVGDFNRDGANDLLARESDGSLWLYKGTGRVNSISEGYMPRIRIGASGWNQFNTLLGAGDVNRDGKKDLIGVRPDGTAWLYPGTGTGKVSARSRIATGWNKYDHLTAVGDYDDGGTGDLTARKPDGTLWLLAGRTAASSGGWFAAERKIGSSGWSQYNRILGPGDAGADNNADLLATRSTGALYYYAGTRFTNNGVKPGVLKGTL; translated from the coding sequence TTGATCTCGCGGAAGGCCTGGCAGCGCGTTGTCTCCGGCACCACCGTCCTGAGCATGAGCGTGGCCGGAGTGCTCATCATGCAGCCGGCGGCAGCGGCCGAATCCCTCCCCGCCCCGGCCGTCATGGTGACCGAACCAACCGAAACCCAGGCGCCGCCGTCGTCGGTTGATAAGACGGCCGGCAACGGGCTGGCAGAACCGCAAACGTTACCGGACGCACTCGAATCCGCGGATCCGGTGGAGGATGCCGCACCGGCGGAAACACCCGCCGTCGATCCTGCCGAGGAGCCGGCCGTTGAGACGCCGGCGGTCTCCGAGCCGGGCCGAACCGGCACCGAACCCGCCGAAGATGCCGGCGCCCCATCGGCCGACACCCCCGTCGAAGTGGACGTGGACAAGCTGACGCAGGCGCAGAAGCTGGCCCTGCTCGAGGAGTTGCAGGGCGAACACGGCGCCGAGATGGGCAAGGGCCTGGAGATGCGCCAGGAACGCGAAGCGGAGCTAAAGCAGGAAGACGCGCAGGAGGAGCTCGCCGAAACGCTCGACGTCCTCGAGATCGAGCGGACGGCTGCCGTCACCATCGCCGCGGCCACCAACCGCAGCCACTGGCGGGCCCCTGGCATCCAGGGCATGGACGTCTCCGGCTGGCAGCCGAGCGTGAACTGGCAGACCGAGTGGAACCTTGGCGCCCGCTTCGCCTACGTGAAGGCCACCGAAGCGACCAGCTACAAGAACCCGAGCTACGGGAGCCAGTACTCCGGCTCCTACAAAGTCGGCATGATCCGCGGCGCCTACCACTTCGCCATTCCGAACGTCACCAGCGGCAAGGTCCAGGCGGATTACTTCGTCAACAACGGCGGCGGCTGGTCCGCCGACGGCAAGACCCTGCCGCCGCTGCTCGACATCGAGTTCAACCCGTACCCGGAGCTGGGCAACACCTGCTACAACATGAGCCCTTCGCAGCTGGTCAACTGGGTACGCGACTTCTCCAACCAGATCAAGGCCCGGACCGGCCGCGTCCCGGCAATCTACACCAACGGCAGCTGGTGGAACCAGTGCCTGGGCTACAGCAGCGCCTTCAAGGACCACCCGCTGCACATCGCGCATTTCTCCACCGGCAACGTCACCTATCCGTGGCTGCCCGCCGGCTGGACCCGCTACGACATCTGGCAGTACAGCGAATCCGGCCCGTTCCTGGGCGACTCCAACGTTTGGCGTGGCACGCAGGCGCAGCTCGTCGCCTTCGCCAAGTATCCCAACGGTGTGAGCGCCCCGGCCCCGGCACCCGCACCTGAACCCGCCCCGGCCCCGGCGCCGGCGGTGGCGCCCAAGCCGGCCGGCGACTACACCGTTACAAGCGCGGTGCCCGGCGACCTGAACCGCGACGGAAAGACCGACATGGTCTCGCGCCGCACCGACGGCAGCCTCTGGTACTACCCGGGCAACGGCGCCGGCGGCTACGGCAACGCCGTGAAGATCGGCGGCGGCTGGTACCTCTACAACAAGCTGATCGGCGCCGGGAATTACGACGGCGATGCTTACCCTGATCTGTTGGCCCGCCACCGGGACGGTTCGCTCTGGCTCTACAAGGGCACCGGCGCCGGCGGCGCCCAGGCCTTCATGCCCAGGGTCAAGGTCGGTTCCAGCGGCTGGAACCAGTTCACTGAGGTCATCGCCGCCGGCGATCTGAACGGGGACCGCCGCGGGGACGTGCTGGCCACGGGCGCGGACGGGAAGGTGTGGTTGTACCCGGGCCTGGGCACAGGGAAGACCGGCTCCCGGGTCCAGGTAGCCTCGGGCTGGCAGTACACCAAGCTCGCTGCTCCGGGCGACTACTCAGGCGACGGCAAAGCCGACGTCCTCGCGGTCAAATCTGACGGCACACTGTGGCTGCACCGGGGGACCGGGCGCAAGGCAGCCATGAATGCCTCGTTCGGCGTGCCGGAGAAGGTCGGCACCAGCGGCTGGCAGAAGTTCAGCCAGGTCCTCGGGGCGGGCGACAACAACGGCGACAAGAAGCCGGACCTGCTGGGCATCTACCCGGACAAGTCGCTGCGTTTCTACGCCGGCACCCAGATGCAGGACAGCTCCGGCATGCTGCCGCGCGTGGCGGCCGGAACGGGTTGGAACGCCTACAACCTGGTGGCAACGCCGGGGGATTTCAACGGCGACGGCAAGACCGACCTGGTGGCCAGCAAGACCAACGGCACGCTGTGGTTCGCGGCCGGCAATGGCCGGGGCGGGCACGCCGCCGCGGTGCGAATCGGCACCGGCTGGCAGATCTACACCGCTATTGTCGGCGTGGGCGACTTCAACCGGGACGGCGCCAACGATCTGCTGGCCCGCGAGTCCGATGGCTCGCTCTGGCTCTACAAGGGCACCGGCCGCGTCAATTCCATCAGTGAAGGCTACATGCCCCGGATCCGCATCGGGGCCAGCGGCTGGAACCAGTTCAACACGCTGCTGGGCGCCGGCGACGTGAACCGGGACGGCAAGAAGGACCTGATCGGCGTGCGACCGGACGGCACGGCGTGGCTCTATCCGGGAACCGGCACAGGCAAGGTTTCCGCGCGCAGCCGGATCGCCACCGGCTGGAACAAGTACGACCACCTCACCGCAGTCGGCGATTACGACGACGGCGGCACCGGCGACCTGACGGCCCGCAAGCCCGATGGCACGCTGTGGCTGCTGGCCGGACGCACCGCCGCCTCCTCGGGCGGTTGGTTCGCCGCGGAACGTAAGATCGGCAGCAGCGGCTGGTCCCAGTACAACCGGATCCTCGGGCCCGGGGACGCCGGCGCGGACAATAACGCGGATCTGCTGGCTACCCGGTCGACTGGTGCCCTGTACTACTACGCCGGCACGCGCTTCACGAACAACGGCGTGAAGCCGGGGGTGCTCAAGGGCACGCTGTAA
- a CDS encoding DUF4383 domain-containing protein, which yields MVNMHKRRPDERRAHATPVQKTARVAAIVLGLLGILGFIPGITAEYGQLEVTGIGADALLFGLLPVTITHNVLMLLFAAGIYAAAQRSVGATKATLIGLGLFNVACAAYGLINVRYGSTLWVPAGEVDNWFHLVLGAVLFALGLIRGPKNLDRGKP from the coding sequence ATGGTCAACATGCATAAACGGCGTCCGGACGAACGCCGGGCCCATGCAACGCCGGTGCAGAAAACCGCGCGGGTCGCCGCCATAGTCCTGGGCCTGCTGGGAATCCTTGGCTTTATCCCGGGCATTACCGCCGAGTACGGCCAGCTGGAGGTAACAGGTATCGGCGCCGATGCCCTCCTTTTCGGGCTGCTGCCGGTCACCATTACGCACAATGTTCTGATGCTGCTGTTCGCTGCCGGCATTTATGCTGCTGCCCAGCGCAGCGTCGGCGCGACAAAAGCCACCCTGATCGGGCTGGGGTTGTTCAATGTCGCTTGCGCAGCCTACGGACTTATCAATGTCAGGTACGGGTCTACTTTGTGGGTGCCCGCAGGCGAAGTGGACAACTGGTTCCATCTGGTGCTCGGGGCGGTACTGTTCGCCCTCGGTCTGATCAGAGGTCCGAAAAACCTGGACCGCGGGAAGCCGTGA
- a CDS encoding transglycosylase domain-containing protein, translating into MRIHKTPLLDRSTKLGKLALFFGVSVLCGVLTAGLLVPSVAVAAAGANTSVDIFDQLPSDLETNPMDEPSTIYSADGEVIATFYAENRVPVTLDKVSQHMQDAIVSIEDSRYYEHNGVDLQGIMRAAASNLAGGSLQGASTLTMQYVNNVLIDNGVEEGKSADELTISGTKNITDKLREAKLAIAVEREYSKEEILQGYLNIVLFSGQTYGVEAAAQTYFGIPAAELNIAQSAMLAGMVQSPNYFNPVTNPEATKERRDTVLGAMLRNGKITQKEYDDAVASDLEIDLQPVQSGCVGAEFAAYFCNYVENLVMQSDSFGADAAERAKLLARGGLKIQTTLDSRLQEEAQEQIEEQVPVGDGSGAGSAMVSVEPGTGKILAMAQNTNYTPEAGEGNTELNFNVDPDMGGTPYGFQPGSTVKPFTTIAWLEAGNALSDVVDASRTYYPGGYNWTASCLPATAYFSEWDFKNALPGYDRPMTVSEGLTSSVNSATAAQAAALDLCEIRDVYSKLGVHRAVDGEPMVVNNPSFVIGGQEVSPLTMAAAFATFASGGEYCEPIALTEVTDSEGKSYEIPEPGCEQVLAPGVAAAISKPLQDLVQEMPGNISPIGVPAAAKTGTTDLSEQTWTVGYTKGISTASWVGNWTSYSSLNYVPINGVVRDYVDGSTIAGAQWTEYMREVAPLYETGDFGEIPFSMR; encoded by the coding sequence ATGCGCATTCACAAAACTCCTTTGCTGGACAGATCGACGAAGCTGGGCAAACTTGCCCTCTTCTTCGGCGTGAGCGTGCTGTGCGGCGTCCTGACGGCGGGTCTGCTCGTGCCATCGGTCGCCGTAGCCGCAGCGGGGGCTAACACTTCGGTGGACATTTTCGACCAGCTGCCGAGCGATCTTGAGACCAATCCCATGGACGAGCCGTCCACCATCTACTCCGCGGACGGCGAGGTCATTGCCACCTTCTATGCGGAGAACCGAGTGCCGGTGACCCTGGACAAGGTGTCGCAGCACATGCAGGATGCCATCGTCTCCATCGAGGACTCGCGCTACTACGAGCACAACGGCGTGGACCTGCAGGGCATCATGCGCGCCGCGGCCAGCAACCTCGCCGGCGGCAGCCTGCAGGGAGCATCCACGCTGACCATGCAGTACGTGAACAACGTGCTGATCGACAACGGCGTTGAAGAGGGCAAGAGTGCCGATGAGCTGACCATCAGCGGCACCAAGAACATCACGGACAAGCTGCGTGAAGCCAAGTTGGCCATCGCCGTCGAACGGGAGTACTCGAAAGAGGAAATCCTGCAGGGGTACCTGAACATTGTCCTGTTCAGCGGCCAGACCTACGGTGTGGAGGCCGCGGCGCAAACCTATTTCGGGATTCCGGCCGCCGAGCTGAACATAGCGCAGTCCGCCATGCTCGCCGGCATGGTGCAGTCGCCAAACTACTTCAACCCGGTCACCAACCCGGAGGCAACCAAGGAACGCCGGGATACTGTCCTGGGTGCAATGCTGCGCAATGGAAAGATCACCCAGAAAGAGTACGACGACGCCGTCGCATCGGATCTGGAGATTGACCTGCAGCCGGTGCAGTCGGGCTGCGTGGGGGCCGAGTTCGCCGCCTATTTCTGCAACTACGTGGAAAACCTTGTGATGCAGTCCGACTCTTTTGGAGCAGATGCCGCCGAGCGCGCCAAGCTGCTGGCCCGCGGCGGCCTCAAGATCCAGACCACCTTGGACTCGCGCCTGCAGGAGGAAGCGCAGGAACAGATCGAGGAGCAGGTTCCGGTGGGCGATGGGTCCGGCGCCGGCTCAGCCATGGTGTCGGTTGAACCGGGCACAGGGAAGATCCTCGCGATGGCGCAGAACACCAACTACACGCCCGAGGCAGGCGAGGGCAACACAGAGCTGAACTTCAACGTGGATCCGGACATGGGCGGAACGCCGTATGGCTTCCAGCCGGGCTCGACCGTCAAGCCGTTCACCACCATCGCATGGCTCGAGGCCGGGAACGCGCTTAGCGACGTGGTGGATGCCAGCCGGACCTACTATCCCGGCGGGTACAACTGGACGGCTAGCTGTCTGCCGGCCACCGCGTACTTCAGCGAGTGGGATTTCAAGAACGCGCTGCCAGGCTACGACCGCCCGATGACCGTGAGCGAGGGGTTGACCTCGTCGGTCAACTCAGCGACCGCGGCCCAGGCTGCAGCGCTGGACCTGTGCGAAATCCGCGACGTCTACAGCAAACTGGGCGTGCACCGCGCGGTGGACGGTGAACCGATGGTCGTGAACAACCCGTCCTTCGTGATCGGCGGGCAGGAAGTCTCTCCATTGACCATGGCCGCCGCGTTCGCCACCTTCGCCAGCGGGGGAGAGTACTGCGAGCCGATCGCCCTGACAGAGGTCACCGACTCCGAAGGCAAGAGCTACGAGATCCCGGAACCGGGGTGCGAGCAGGTCCTGGCACCCGGTGTGGCGGCAGCCATCAGCAAGCCGCTGCAGGACCTGGTACAGGAGATGCCGGGCAACATCTCGCCCATCGGCGTGCCGGCCGCAGCCAAGACCGGCACCACCGACCTCTCTGAACAGACTTGGACCGTTGGCTACACCAAGGGCATTTCCACCGCGTCCTGGGTGGGCAACTGGACGTCCTACTCGTCGCTGAACTATGTCCCGATCAACGGCGTGGTCCGCGACTATGTTGATGGCTCCACCATCGCCGGGGCGCAGTGGACCGAGTACATGCGCGAAGTGGCTCCGCTCTACGAGACCGGGGACTTCGGCGAGATTCCCTTCAGCATGCGCTAA
- a CDS encoding SRPBCC family protein, whose amino-acid sequence MQTLDRDELTTHINAAPEAVYAIVADVTRTPEYSPEVAECVWLGGASGPEVGTRFKARNTVGRASWHNKPVITTAEPGREFAFARTEPFAGTLVWRYRFEQEESGTRVTESYEVVRPITRIGWWIIEAGSKENKNRRAVMHAGIAQSLQRLKALVEGQPR is encoded by the coding sequence GTGCAGACTCTGGACCGGGATGAGCTCACTACGCACATCAACGCCGCTCCCGAGGCCGTGTACGCCATCGTTGCGGACGTCACCAGGACACCTGAATACAGTCCAGAGGTTGCCGAATGCGTGTGGCTTGGCGGCGCTTCAGGACCCGAGGTCGGTACGAGGTTCAAAGCCCGCAACACGGTCGGCCGGGCCAGCTGGCACAATAAGCCGGTGATCACCACGGCCGAGCCGGGCCGGGAGTTCGCGTTCGCCCGGACCGAACCGTTCGCCGGGACCCTGGTCTGGCGCTACCGGTTCGAGCAGGAAGAATCAGGAACCCGGGTGACCGAATCCTACGAAGTGGTGCGCCCGATCACGCGGATCGGCTGGTGGATCATCGAGGCTGGCAGCAAGGAAAACAAGAACCGGCGGGCGGTCATGCACGCAGGCATCGCCCAAAGCCTCCAGCGGCTCAAGGCACTGGTCGAAGGCCAGCCGCGCTGA
- a CDS encoding LssY C-terminal domain-containing protein, with the protein MNTRGRDREPKLKVSNRRWLQRIEATALLWLQRLFFLLSTALAGWIVYELLLDEIDDGGRRFWLFLPIWVLAAYVLLPRLNRLLTRIYVPSYFIGRTRTGDGLLGDPLNLAVIGTAAQLRIAMLSAGWVEADPLTWRTGWHIVRASLLRRSYPAAPVSPLFVFGHKQTLVFEREVAGSPAERHHVRFWNCPPGWWLPGGFKVDLVGAATFDRRVGLSLFTFQITHKIAENTDNERDVVASALHSAGAAVHTVRHFSTGYHSRNGGGDAIETDGDLPIITLAG; encoded by the coding sequence ATGAATACGCGAGGTAGGGACAGGGAACCGAAGCTCAAGGTTTCAAACCGGCGCTGGTTGCAGCGGATAGAGGCAACTGCCCTGCTCTGGCTCCAACGGTTGTTCTTTTTGTTGTCCACTGCGCTGGCAGGCTGGATTGTTTACGAGCTGCTGCTTGACGAGATTGACGACGGCGGGCGCCGGTTTTGGCTGTTCCTGCCTATCTGGGTGCTGGCGGCTTACGTGCTGTTGCCACGGCTGAACCGGTTGCTGACGAGGATCTACGTGCCGAGCTATTTCATCGGCCGGACACGCACCGGGGACGGCCTGCTGGGTGATCCGTTGAACCTGGCGGTCATCGGCACTGCCGCCCAGCTGCGGATCGCCATGCTGTCCGCCGGGTGGGTGGAAGCGGATCCGCTGACCTGGCGAACCGGCTGGCACATTGTCCGGGCCTCCCTGTTACGGCGCAGCTATCCCGCTGCGCCCGTCAGCCCGTTGTTTGTTTTCGGGCACAAGCAAACGCTGGTGTTTGAAAGGGAGGTAGCAGGCAGCCCGGCGGAACGCCACCATGTCCGGTTCTGGAACTGTCCGCCGGGATGGTGGCTGCCCGGCGGCTTCAAGGTGGATCTGGTCGGCGCAGCAACATTCGATCGTCGGGTGGGGCTATCCCTGTTCACCTTCCAGATCACCCATAAGATTGCAGAGAATACGGACAACGAGCGGGACGTGGTTGCGTCCGCGTTGCATTCAGCCGGTGCTGCCGTCCACACGGTCAGGCACTTCTCCACCGGCTACCACAGCAGGAACGGTGGAGGAGATGCCATCGAAACCGACGGGGACCTCCCCATCATTACCCTGGCTGGCTAA
- a CDS encoding DUF2254 domain-containing protein — protein sequence MKRRSERIRDALRTQLWPVPAIAVVVSVGLGIFLPRLDAAVDDSLPPAVTALLFGGGPEAARSVLEAISGSLITVTSLTFSLTVVTLQLASSQFSPRLLRTFTRDRFVHVTLALFLATFVFALTVLRSVRTQQDEDGPFVPEISVTVSFVLSLASVMGLVLFLAHLTREIRVETMMRNVHEETKVTMDRIFPVGVPPQPQEPEPAPGSIPIMSARSGFLTSIDEEALLQAARETGTVVRIDREPGSSLIEGVPFARAWKTGSGGALSAEEAAELGELVNDAVATGFERTNVQDVAFGFRQLVDVAVRALSPGINDPTTAIHVLGHLSSLLCALVDRNPGPRMMTDDDGGVRVVLALPGIEELLDLAVSQPRLYGAKDPMVAARLIELLREVAWCDKDGRYRAALALQLEQLRDAIDAASLEGNERNRLMQAANEAAALLAN from the coding sequence ATGAAGAGGCGCAGCGAACGCATCCGGGACGCCCTGCGGACCCAGTTATGGCCGGTGCCGGCGATCGCCGTCGTTGTCTCGGTGGGACTTGGCATCTTCCTGCCTCGCCTTGATGCCGCCGTTGACGACAGCCTGCCGCCGGCAGTGACAGCCTTGCTGTTCGGCGGCGGGCCGGAAGCGGCGCGTTCGGTGCTGGAGGCCATTTCCGGGTCGCTCATCACCGTCACCTCGCTGACCTTTTCCCTCACGGTGGTCACGCTGCAGTTGGCCAGCAGCCAGTTCTCCCCGCGGCTGCTGCGCACGTTCACGCGCGACCGGTTTGTGCACGTGACGCTCGCGTTGTTCCTGGCAACGTTCGTCTTCGCGCTGACCGTGCTGCGGAGCGTCCGGACCCAGCAGGACGAAGACGGGCCGTTTGTCCCGGAAATCTCCGTCACCGTTTCGTTTGTGCTGTCGCTGGCCAGCGTGATGGGGCTGGTCCTGTTCTTGGCGCACCTGACGCGCGAGATCCGGGTGGAGACCATGATGCGCAACGTGCACGAGGAAACCAAGGTCACCATGGACCGGATCTTTCCCGTTGGCGTCCCGCCCCAGCCGCAGGAACCGGAGCCGGCCCCGGGCAGCATTCCCATCATGTCCGCCCGCTCGGGCTTCCTGACCAGCATCGACGAAGAAGCGCTGCTGCAGGCGGCGCGGGAGACCGGAACGGTGGTGCGGATCGACCGGGAACCGGGCAGCTCGCTGATCGAAGGAGTGCCCTTTGCCCGCGCCTGGAAGACCGGTTCCGGCGGCGCACTTAGTGCAGAGGAAGCCGCTGAGCTGGGGGAACTGGTGAACGATGCTGTGGCCACTGGTTTCGAGCGCACCAACGTGCAGGATGTGGCGTTCGGCTTCCGCCAGCTGGTGGATGTGGCGGTCCGCGCGCTGTCCCCGGGGATCAACGACCCGACCACCGCGATCCATGTTCTGGGCCACCTGTCCAGCCTGCTCTGCGCCCTGGTGGACCGGAATCCGGGACCGCGCATGATGACCGACGACGACGGCGGCGTCCGCGTGGTGCTCGCGCTGCCGGGCATCGAGGAGCTGCTGGACCTGGCCGTCAGCCAGCCGCGCCTGTACGGCGCCAAGGATCCGATGGTGGCCGCCCGGTTGATCGAGCTGCTGCGGGAAGTAGCTTGGTGCGACAAGGACGGGCGCTACCGTGCCGCCCTCGCACTGCAGCTGGAACAGCTGCGCGATGCCATTGACGCGGCCTCGCTCGAGGGGAATGAGCGCAACCGCCTCATGCAGGCCGCGAACGAAGCGGCCGCCCTGCTCGCAAACTGA
- a CDS encoding DUF1540 domain-containing protein, with product MTVTTSVADCSVTRCGFNDHEGCTAVAITVGGGEDHAACATFVDIGKHGGLPKVLAQVGACQRAECVHNDHLLCNAPEVHVGPGADNADCLTYSHKK from the coding sequence GTGACTGTTACCACCAGTGTTGCCGACTGCAGCGTGACCCGCTGCGGGTTCAATGATCATGAAGGCTGTACCGCGGTTGCCATCACCGTAGGCGGAGGTGAAGACCATGCCGCCTGCGCAACGTTTGTTGATATCGGAAAGCATGGCGGCCTGCCCAAGGTTCTCGCCCAGGTGGGCGCCTGCCAGCGGGCGGAGTGCGTACACAACGACCACCTGCTCTGCAACGCACCCGAAGTCCACGTCGGCCCCGGTGCGGACAACGCGGACTGCCTGACCTACTCACACAAGAAGTAG